From the Sphingobacteruim zhuxiongii genome, the window AAAAATGGTCGAACAGACGAATGCCAAAGAACAAAGGCTTCCTACAAATATACCGGGTGAAGTTTTTAATCGACTTCCACATAGCACCGGAATCTACCTATTTAAGAATAATCAAGGTAAGGTAATCTACGTTGGAAAAGCCGTCAACATTAAAAAAAGGGTCATCAGCCATTTCACGGGCAACAACCCCGGAGAGCGAAGACAGCATTTCATCAATGAGATAAGTGATATCGATTTTAAAGAATCTGGAACCGAACTTATGGCGTTCCTAATGGAATGCGATATGATCAAGAAGATTTGGCCAATTTACAATCGCGCGTTAAAAAAATATGATCCCAAATACGGCCTCATTAGCTATGAAGATCAAAATGGTTATCTGCGTCTATCTGTATGCCAAATAAGGAAGCATATCACACCCCTATACGCCTTCAATACGGTCCTTGAGTCCACACAATTCTTATTGCAATTGATTAACAGTTTCGCATTGGAACTACGATTATGCGCGTTCTTCAATAGCCAGAAGGGGGAAAAGGATGGCGCCGAGCCAAGCTTAAGCAAAGAACCAGTGGATGTAGCAAACTATAATGAAAAGGTCTTAGCGGCGATAGAAAGCCTTCAGAATAACAAGCGTAGCTTTGTTATTGTTGATCGTGGTCGACATGAAGAAGAGAAGAGTTACATCTATTTTAAAGAAAACAAGGTTTTTGCCTTAGGGTTTGTTCAAAATGACCTGGAAATCAATGATATTGAAGAAGTCGTTGTGAATGAAAGTTTAGTACACAGCAATTTCTACATGAACAATTTAGCAATTAACTACGCAAAAGAGCATCCGTCGCGCGTGCAACAATTAACAGGAATCCCTTTAGAAGAGGCTTAGCTGAACATACTCTACCTTATCGGAAGATTCACCTTGAAAGTTTGAAACCGTAACGCCGAGTAAACGAACGCGTTTCTCCTGCATGTCTACCTTAGCCAACAGCTCATAGGCATACTCTTGAATTTCTTCGAGCTTACTTAAGTAGTGTAAACCGGTTTTACTCCGAGTAATCTGCGTAAAATCAGCATATTTAATCTTTAGCGTAACCGTCTTACCAAACTTCTCCCCCCGTTCTAAGCGCGAAAAAACACGCTCCGCCAATCGCGTAATCTCAACCTTCATTAACTCCGGATCTGTTAAATCAGATTCAAATGTATCTTCGGAACCAACCGACTTGGATATTCGATTCGGACGAACCGGACGCTCATCCAATCCGCGCACCATGTTATAAAAAAACTTACCCGACTTACCAAAGTGCTGTTGAATTTCAATCTCATTAAATCGCTTCAAATCAGCACCAATATGAATCCCCATTTGATTCATTTTCTTCGCTGTAACCTTACCTACTCCGAAGAATTTATGAATCGGCAAAGCCTCCAAGAACTTTGTTACTTTTGATGGACCAATAAACGTGAGTCCATCCGGTTTCTGATAATCTGAGGCAATTTTCGCTACAAACTTATTCACCGAAACCCCGGCAGAAGCAGTCAATTGCAACTCCTCCTTTATCGCTAGTTTTATTTGCCGAGCAATTTCAATAGCCGAACCGATATCTAACTTATCCGCTGTTACATCCAAATATGCCTCATCCAGTGAAAGCGGCTCTATCAAATCTGTATAACGCTGAAAGATCGATCGAATATGATTGGAAACCTCCTTATAAACATCGAACCGTGGGCGGGTAAACAATAAATTGGGGCATAATTGCAATGCCATATGTGAAGACATCGCAGACTTTACGCCAAACTTACGCGCTTCATAACTCGCCGTTGCGACCACTCCTCGCCCACTGGGAGAGCCGCCAACGGCCAATGCCTTACCCCGAAACTCCGGAAAGTCTCGCTGTTCGACTGAAGCATAAAAAGCATCCATATCAATATGAATAATCTTGCGCATATACAAAAATAAGAAAAGCCTGTGTTAACCCAATATTTCCACAAATGCTTTACGCCAGAACCCAAAAAAATTACAATATATCTACCTATTCTTAAGCCGAAATATGTACCCATTTCAACTAAGCTCATTATTTTATTCTATCTTTGCCAAAACCTTATATGTAATTGTAAAATGAGTAAAGTAAAAGTTGGTTTAGTTCAAATGTCCTGTGTAAAGGATAAACAAGAGAATTTGAATAAAGCGATCGAAAAAGTTCGCGAAGCAGCAGCAAAAGGTGCCCAAATCGTTTGCTTGCAAGAGCTTTTTACCTCCTTATATTTCTGTGATGTAGAGGATTACGATAATTTTGACCTGGCCGAAGCAATCCCTGGCCCTTCAACCGATGCCCTATCTATTGTGGCAAAAGAGTTGGGCGTTGTTATTATCGCTTCCCTATTCGAAAAACGTGCTCAAGGACTATATCATAATACAACTGCAATACTAGATGCGGATGGATCTTATTTAGGTAAGTACCGTAAGATGCATATCCCTGATGATCCAGCATTCTACGAAAAATTCTACTTCACCCCAGGTGATTTAGGCTATAAAGTATTCCAAACGAAATTCGGAAAGATTGGTGTGTTAATTTGTTGGGATCAATGGTATCCAGAGGCAAGTCGTATCACCGCCCTTATGGGTGCTGAAATCATGTTCTACCCAACCGCTATTGGCTGGGCAA encodes:
- a CDS encoding exonuclease domain-containing protein translates to MKKPRYAIVDIETTGGSASASRITEIAIYIFDGKKVVEEYSSLVNPQQAIPFHIQALTGISDEMVENAPVFEDIAEDIYHLLGSCIFVAHNVHFDYSFVQAELKSAGYEWKAQRLCTVRLSRKIFKGLPSYSLGKLCQSLGIIIEDRHRAAGDAKATVTLFQKLYEADSDHFIKMVEQTNAKEQRLPTNIPGEVFNRLPHSTGIYLFKNNQGKVIYVGKAVNIKKRVISHFTGNNPGERRQHFINEISDIDFKESGTELMAFLMECDMIKKIWPIYNRALKKYDPKYGLISYEDQNGYLRLSVCQIRKHITPLYAFNTVLESTQFLLQLINSFALELRLCAFFNSQKGEKDGAEPSLSKEPVDVANYNEKVLAAIESLQNNKRSFVIVDRGRHEEEKSYIYFKENKVFALGFVQNDLEINDIEEVVVNESLVHSNFYMNNLAINYAKEHPSRVQQLTGIPLEEA
- the dinB gene encoding DNA polymerase IV, whose amino-acid sequence is MRKIIHIDMDAFYASVEQRDFPEFRGKALAVGGSPSGRGVVATASYEARKFGVKSAMSSHMALQLCPNLLFTRPRFDVYKEVSNHIRSIFQRYTDLIEPLSLDEAYLDVTADKLDIGSAIEIARQIKLAIKEELQLTASAGVSVNKFVAKIASDYQKPDGLTFIGPSKVTKFLEALPIHKFFGVGKVTAKKMNQMGIHIGADLKRFNEIEIQQHFGKSGKFFYNMVRGLDERPVRPNRISKSVGSEDTFESDLTDPELMKVEITRLAERVFSRLERGEKFGKTVTLKIKYADFTQITRSKTGLHYLSKLEEIQEYAYELLAKVDMQEKRVRLLGVTVSNFQGESSDKVEYVQLSLF
- a CDS encoding carbon-nitrogen hydrolase, with product MSKVKVGLVQMSCVKDKQENLNKAIEKVREAAAKGAQIVCLQELFTSLYFCDVEDYDNFDLAEAIPGPSTDALSIVAKELGVVIIASLFEKRAQGLYHNTTAILDADGSYLGKYRKMHIPDDPAFYEKFYFTPGDLGYKVFQTKFGKIGVLICWDQWYPEASRITALMGAEIMFYPTAIGWATDQDEETNQDQYNAWQTIQRSHAVANGVPVVSVNRVGFEQDGAMKFWGGSFVANAQGKLLYLASHDQEEVQVVDLDLNQTDYFRKHWPFLRDRRIETYAPITKRFIDED